One region of Mus musculus strain C57BL/6J chromosome 3, GRCm38.p6 C57BL/6J genomic DNA includes:
- the Celsr2 gene encoding cadherin EGF LAG seven-pass G-type receptor 2 isoform X3, translated as MLTHSITLRLEDMSPERFLSPLLGLFIQAVAATLATPPDHVVVFNVQRDTDAPGGHILNVSLSVGQPPGPGGGPPFLPSEDLQERLYLNRSLLTAISAQRVLPFDDNICLREPCENYMRCVSVLRFDSSAPFIASSSVLFRPIHPVGGLRCRCPPGFTGDYCETEVDLCYSRPCGPHGRCRSREGGYTCLCLDGYTGEHCEASTHSGRCTPGVCKNGGTCVNLLVGGFKCDCPSGDFEKPFCQVTTRSFPARSFITFRGLRQRFHFTLALSFATKERNGLLLYNGRFNEKHDFVALEVIQEQVQLTFSAGESTTTVSPFVPGGVSDGQWHTVQLKYYNKPLLGQTGLPQGPSEQKVAVVSVDGCDTGVALRFGAMLGNYSCAAQGTQGGSKKSLDLTGPLLLGGVPDLPESFPVRMRHFVGCMKDLQVDSRHIDMADFIANNGTVPGCPTKKIVCDSSICHNGGTCVNQWNAFSCECPLGFGGKSCAQEMANPQRFLGSSLVAWHGLSLPISQPWHLSLMFRTRQADGVLLQAVTRGRSTITLQLRAGHVVLSVEGTGLQASSLRLEPGRANDGDWHHAQLALGASGGPGHAILSFDYGQQKAEGNLGPRLHGLHLSNITVGGVPGPASGVARGFRGCLQGVRVSETPEGISSLDPSRGESINVEPGCSWPDPCDSNPCPTNSYCSNDWDSYSCSCVLGYYGDNCTNVCDLNPCEHQSVCTRKPNTPHGYICECLPNYLGPYCETRIDQPCPRGWWGHPTCGPCNCDVSKGFDPDCNKTSGECHCKENHYRPPGSPTCLLCDCYPTGSLSRVCDPEDGQCPCKPGVIGRQCDRCDNPFAEVTTNGCEVNYDSCPRAIEAGIWWPRTRFGLPAAAPCPKGSFGTAVRHCDEHRGWLPPNLFNCTSVTFSELKGFAERLQRNESGLDSGRSQRLALLLRNATQHTSGYFGSDVKVAYQLATRLLAHESAQRGFGLSATQDVHFTENLLRVGSALLDAANKRHWELIQQTEGGTAWLLQHYEAYASALAQNMRHTYLSPFTIVTPNIVISVVRLDKGNFAGTKLPRYEALRGERPPDLETTVILPESVFREMPSMVRSAGPGEAQETEELARRQRRHPELSQGEAVASVIIYHTLAGLLPHNYDPDKRSLRVPKRPVINTPVVSISVHDDEELLPRALDKPVTVQFRLLETEERTKPICVFWNHSILVSGTGGWSARGCEVVFRNESHVSCQCNHMTSFAVLMDMSRRENGEILPLKTLTYVALGVTLAALMLTFLFLTLLRALRSNQHGIRRNLTAALGLAQLVFLLGINQADLPFACTVIAILLHFLYLCTFSWALLEALHLYRALTEVRDVNASPMRFYYMLGWGVPAFITGLAVGLDPEGYGNPDFCWLSVYDTLIWSFAGPVAFAVSMSVFLYILSARASCAAQRQGFEKKGPVSGLRSSFTVLLLLSATWLLALLSVNSDTLLFHYLFAACNCVQGPFIFLSYVVLSKEVRKALKFACSRKPSPDPALTTKSTLTSSYNCPSPYADGRLYQPYGDSAGSLHSASRSGKSQPSYIPFLLREESTLNPGQVPPGLGDPSGLFLEGQAQQHDPDTDSDSDLSLEDDQSGSYASTHSSDSEEEEEEAAFPGEQGWDSLLGPGAERLPLHSTPKDGGPGSGKVPWLGDFGTTTKENSGSGPLEERPRENGDALTREGSLGPLPGPSTQPHKGILKKKCLPTISEKSSLLRLPLEQGTGSSRGSSISEGSRHGPPPRPPPRQSLQEQLNGVMPVAMSIKAGTVDEDSSGSEFLFFNFLH; from the exons ATGCTCACACACAGCATCACGCTGCGCTTGGAAGACATGTCTCCAGAACGCTTTCTCTCACCACTGCTGGGACTCTTCATTCAGGCCGTGGCAGCCACGTTGGCCACACCCCCGGATCATGTGGTGGTCTTCAATGTGCAAAGGGATACTGATGCCCCAGGCGGCCATATCCTCAACGTAAGCCTGTCGGTGGGCCAGCCTCCAGGACCCGGGGGTGGGCCACCCTTTCTGCCTTCAGAGGATCTCCAGGAGCGCCTGTACCTCAACCGCAGCCTGCTCACCGCCATCTCGGCGCAGCGCGTGCTCCCCTTCGACGACAACATTTGCCTGCGGGAGCCCTGCGAGAATTACATGCGATGTGTGTCTGTGCTGCGGTTCGACTCCTCTGCGCCCTTCATCGCTTCCTCTTCGGTGCTCTTCCGGCCCATCCACCCTGTCGGGGGTCTGCGCTGTCGCTGCCCACCAGGCTTCACAGGCGACTACTGCGAGACCGAGGTGGACCTCTGTTACTCAAGACCTTGTGGACCCCATGGGCGCTGCCGCAGCCGAGAGGGTGGCTatacctgcctctgtctggaTGGCTACACGG GCGAGCACTGTGAAGCGAGTACCCACTCAGGCCGTTGTACTCCAGGTGTCTGCAAGAACGGGGGTACCTGTGTCAACCTGTTGGTGGGAGGTTTCAAATGTGACTGCCCCTCCGGGGACTTTGAGAAACCCTTCTGCCAGGTGACCACACGCAGCTTCCCTGCCCGCTCCTTCATCACCTTCCGTGGCCTGCGCCAGCGCTTCCACTTCACCCTGGCCCTCTC GTTTGCTACCAAGGAGCGTAACGGGCTACTGCTGTACAATGGGCGCTTCAATGAGAAGCACGACTTTGTGGCTCTCGAGGTGATCCAGGAACAGGTGCAGCTCACCTTCTCTGCAG GGGAATCGACCACCACCGTGTCTCCGTTTGTGCCGGGAGGGGTCAGTGATGGCCAGTGGCACACAGTGCAGCTGAAGTACTATAACAAG CCACTGTTGGGTCAGACAGGGCTTCCCCAAGGTCCATCTGAGCAGAAGGTAGCCGTGGTGTCCGTGGATGGCTGTGACACAGGGGTGGCTCTGCGCTTTGGAGCTATGCTGGGCAACTACTCCTGTGCTGCCCAGGGCACCCAAGGAGGCAGCAAGAA GTCTCTGGACCTGACAGGGCCCTTGTTGCTGGGTGGGGTGCCGGATCTGCCCGAGAGCTTCCCCGTCCGAATGCGGCACTTTGTGGGCTGCATGAAGGACCTCCAGGTGGATAGCCGGCACATCGACATGGCCGACTTCATTGCCAACAATGGCACTGTGCCTG gCTGCCCCACCAAGAAGATCGTGTGCGACAGCAGCATTTGCCACAACGGTGGCACCTGTGTGAACCAGTGGAATGCGTTCAGCTGCGAGTGTCCACTAGGCTTCGGGGGCAAGAGCTGCGCCCAGG AAATGGCCAACCCCCAGCGTTTCCTGGGCAGCAGCCTTGTGGCCTGGCATGGCCTCTCTCTGCCCATCTCTCAGCCCTGGCACCTCAGCCTCATGTTCCGCACACGCCAGGCAGATGGCGTCCTGCTGCAGGCCGTCACCAGGGGGCGCAGCACCATCACCCTGCAG CTTCGGGCAGGCCACGTAGTGCTAAGTGTGGAGGGCACAGGGCTCCAGGCGTCATCTCTGCGTCTTGAGCCAGGCCGAGCCAATGATGGTGACTGGCATCATGCACAGCTGGCACTGGGAGCCAGCGGGGGCCCTGGCCATGCCATTCTGTCCTTTGACTATGGGCAACAGAAGGCAGAGGGTAATCTGGGCCCTCGGCTGCATGGACTGCACCTGAGCAATATTACAGTCGGGGGAGTTCCTGGGCCAGCCAGCGGAGTGGCCCGTGGCTTCCGGGGCTGTTTGCAG GGTGTCAGGGTAAGCGAGACACCTGAGGGTATCAGCAGTCTAGATCCCAGCCGCGGGGAGAGCATCAATGTGGAGCCAGGCTGTAGCTGGCCAGATCCCTGTGACTCGAATCCATGCCCTACCAACAGCTACTGCAGCAATGACTGGGACAGCTATTCTTGTAGCTGTGTTCTAG GTTACTATGGTGACAACTGTACAAATGTGTGTGACCTGAACCCATGCGAGCACCAGTCCGTGTGTACCCGAAAACCCAATACACCCCACGGCTACATCTGCGAGTGTTTACCAAATTACCTTGGGCCATATTGTGAGACCAG GATTGACCAACCTTGCCCCCGTGGCTGGTGGGGACACCCCACATGTGGTCCATGCAACTGTGATGTCAGCAAAGGCTTTGACCCAGATTGCAACAAGACAAGTGGGGAGTGCCACTGCAAG GAGAATCACTACCGGCCCCCCGGCAGCCCCACTTGTCTCTTGTGTGACTGTTACCCCACTGGTTCTTTGTCCCGAGTCTGTGACCCCGAGGACGGCCAGTGTCCGTGCAAGCCTGGAGTCATTGGGCGTCAGTGTGACCGCTGTGACAACCCTTTTGCTGAGGTCACCACCAATGGCTGTGAAG TGAATTACGACAGCTGCCCACGGGCCATAGAGGCTGGGATCTGGTGGCCCCGCACGCGGTTCGGGCTACCTGCTGCTGCCCCCTGCCCCAAAGGCTCCTTTG GGACTGCTGTGCGCCACTGTGATGAGCACAGGGGTTGGCTCCCCCCAAACCTCTTCAACTGCACGTCAGTCACCTTCTCAGAGCTAAAGGGCTTC GCTGAGCGGCTGCAGAGGAACGAATCAGGCCTGGACTCAGGACGCTCCCAGAGGCTAGCCCTGCTCCTGCGCAATGCCACCCAGCACACCTCTGGCTACTTCGGCAGTGATGTCAAGGTGGCCTACCAGCTGGCCACACGGCTCTTGGCTCATGAGAGTGCCCAGCGGGGCTTTGGGCTATCCGCCACACAGGATGTACACTTCACGGAG AATCTGCTGAGGGTGGGCAGCGCCCTCCTGGATGCAGCCAACAAGAGGCACTGGGAACTGATCCAGCAGACAGAGGGTGGCACCGCCTGGCTGCTCCAGCACTATGAGGCTTACGCCAGCGCCCTTGCCCAGAATATGCGGCACACCTACCTAAGCCCCTTCACCATCGTCACACCCAACATTG TCATCTCTGTAGTGCGCCTGGATAAGGGGAACTTTGCTGGGACCAAGCTGCCCCGTTATGAGGCATTACGTGGGGAGCGCCCCCCAGATCTTGAGACCACAGTCATTTTGCCAGAATCTGTCTTCAGAG AGATGCCCTCCATGGTGAGGTCTGCAGGACCTGGTGAAGCCCAGGAGACGGAGGAGCTGGCCCGGCGGCAGCGGAGGCACCCAGAACTGAGTCAGGGAGAGGCAGTGGCCAGTGTCATCATCTACCACACCCTGGCTGGACTGCTGCCCCACAACTATGACCCCGATAAGCGTAGCCTGAG AGTCCCCAAGCGCCCCGTCATCAACACCCCTGTGGTGAGCATCAGCGTTCACGACGACGAGGAACTCCTGCCGCGGGCTCTGGACAAGCCAGTCACCGTGCAGTTCCGGCTGCTGGAGACCGAGGAGCGGACCAAGCCCATCTGTGTCTTCTGGAACCATTCAATCCT GGTCAGTGGCACTGGCGGCTGGTCCGCCCGAGGCTGCGAAGTCGTCTTCCGTAACGAGAGCCACGTCAGCTGCCAGTGCAACCATATGACAAGCTTTGCTGTGCTTATGGATATGTCACGACGAGAG AACGGTGAGATCTTGCCACTGAAGACCCTGACATACGTGGCCCTTGGAGTCACCTTGGCTGCCCTGATGctcaccttcctcttcctcaccctcctccgTGCCCTCCGCTCCAACCAGCACGGCATCCGACGCAACCTCACAGCTGCCCTGGGCCTGGCCCAGCTGGTCTTTCTCCTGGGCATcaaccaggctgacctccct TTTGCCTGTACAGTCATCGCTATCCTGCTGCATTTCCTGTACCTCTGCACCTTCTCCTGGGCTCTGCTGGAGGCCTTACACCTGTACCGCGCGCTCACAGAGGTGCGCGACGTCAATGCCAGTCCCATGCGTTTCTACTACATGCTGGGCTGGGGCGTCCCTGCTTTCATCACAG GCCTCGCTGTGGGCTTGGATCCGGAAGGCTATGGGAACCCTGACTTCTGCTGGCTCTCTGTCTATGATACCCTCATCTGGAGCTTTGCTGGACCAGTGGCCTTTGCTGTTTCG ATGAGTGTCTTCCTGTACATCCTGTCGGCCCGAGCCTCCTGTGCTGCCCAACGGCAGGGCTTCGAGAAGAAAGGGCCTGT CTCGGGCCTGCGCTCCTCCTTCACGGTCCTCCTGCTGCTGAGTGCCACGTGGCTGCTGGCACTGCTCTCTGTCAACAGTGACACTCTGCTCTTCCACTACCTCTTCGCTGCCTGCAATTGTGTCCAG GGCCCCTTCATCTTCCTCTCCTACGTGGTGCTCAGCAAGGAGGTCCGGAAAGCACTCAAGTTCGCCTGCAGCCGGAAGCCCAGTCCCGACCCTGCCTTGACCACTAAGTCTACCCTGACCTCG TCCTATAACTGCCCCAGCCCCTACGCAGACGGGAGGCTGTACCAGCCTTACGGAGATTCGGCTGGCTCGTTGCACAGTGCCAGCCGCTCCGGCAAGAGTCAGCCCAGCTACATCCCCTTCTTGCTGAG GGAGGAGTCCACGCTGAACCCTGGCCAGGTTCCCCCTGGCCTAGGGGACCCAAGCGGCCTGTTCTTGGAAGGCCAAGCCCAACAACATG ATCCCGACACGGACTCTGACAGTGACCTGTCCCTGGAAGATGACCAGAGTGGTTCCTATGCCTCCACCCACTCATCAGACagcgaggaagaggaggaggaggccgcCTTCCCTGGCGAGCAGGGCTGGGACAGCCTGCTGGGTCCTGGAGCTGAGAGACTGCCCCTTCACAGTACCCCCAAGG ATGGGGGTCCGGGTTCTGGGAAGGTCCCTTGGCTGGGAGACTTTGGGACCACAACAAAGGAGAATAGTGGTAGTGGGCCCCTTGAAGAGCGGCCACGGGAGAATGGAGATGCCCTAACTCGGGAAGGGTCTCTGGGACCCCTTCCGGGCCCTTCTACCCAACCTCACAAAG GCATCCTC